The following coding sequences are from one Panicum hallii strain FIL2 chromosome 5, PHallii_v3.1, whole genome shotgun sequence window:
- the LOC112891720 gene encoding uncharacterized protein LOC112891720 isoform X1, giving the protein MGKKNSGASTPARAANQAVSLREETSGRTRVDEASLLRVKHLQRLAAWAGAEAGVGPVGALLGRRLAASAEAAGVPLGATTFLCQRCETVLKPGFNCTVRIRNKRNKTKRRKKSNCCQNSVSYACHFCGDQNLILGSGKGVVKSLLPSREHATMDSSRGIWRGNSSSTRTRDMKTVLEHSQAASLQVDSPSELRQSTSERGEHGERLKCNLPLIDSKMEGVVLSTAKSGHLAASTPEEGSIQVIENTNDEHMHETEPISCENVKICEANATSQAELPVAATFVTPQKKKLTEVTGTKHSAELLKAGCKTGKKGENPGSFTGNTLSSSSKSAPNDSRKNSKCASSDSALVSGSSRKRARKGWTTLKQIAEKDELERKERMDNFVIPFFMP; this is encoded by the exons ATGGGCAAGAAGAATAGCGGCGCCTCGACGCCGGCCAGGGCCGCCAACCAGGCCGTGTCGCTCCGCGAGGAGACCTCCGGGAGGACGCGCGTCGACGAGGCCTCCCTGCTGAGGGTCAAGCACCTTCAGCGGCTTGCGGCCTGGGCAGGCGCGGAGGCCGGGGTGGGCCCGGTCGGCGCGCTGCTGGGGCGCCGCCTCGCCGCGAGCGCCGAGGCCGCCGGAGTACCCCTCGGCGCCACCACTTTCCTTTGCCAGAG GTGTGAGACAGTCTTAAAGCCAGGCTTCAACTGCACTGTCCGCATAAGGAACAAGAGAAACAAAACTAAGCGACGGAAGAAATCAAACTGCTGTCAGAACAGCGTTTCCTATGCATGCCATTTCTGTGGAGATCAGAATCTAATATTGGGTAGTGGGAAGGGTGTAGTTAAGAGCTTGTTACCATCAAGAGAGCATGCAACCATGGACTCATCCCGTGGAATTTGGAGAGGAAACAGTAGCAGCACAAGAACACGAGATATGAAAACAGTGCTTGAGCATTCTCAAGCAGCAAGTTTGCAAGTGGATTCGCCATCCGAGTTGAGACAGTCAACTTCAGAAAGGGGTGAACATGGGGAAAGATTAAAATGTAATCTCCCTCTTATAGATTCCAAAATGGAGGGAGTGGTCTTGTCAACGGCAAAGTCTGGTCATTTAGCAGCCTCTACTCCTGAAGAGGGTAGCATACAAGTAATAGAAAATACAAATGATGAGCACATGCATGAAACTGAGCCTATTTCTTGCGAGAATGTTAAAATATGTGAAGCCAATGCTACTTCCCAAGCAGAGCTTCCAGTTGCAGCGACATTTGTGACGCCTCAGAAGAAGAAACTTACGGAGGTGACTGGTACTAAACATTCGGCAGAACTGTTGAAGGCAGGATGTAAGACGGGCAAGAAAGGAGAGAATCCTGGCTCATTTACTGGCAACACCCTTTCAAGCTCAAGCAAGTCTGCCCCAAATGACTCACGGAAGAATTCAAAATGTGCATCGAGTGATTCTGCTCTGGTCTCCGGTAGTTCAAGGAAGCGGGCAAGGAAAGGGTGGACAACGCTGAAACAGATAGCAGAGAAGGATGAGCTCGAGAGGAAGGAGAGGATGGATAACTTTGTAATCCCCTTCTTCATGCCGTAA
- the LOC112891720 gene encoding uncharacterized protein LOC112891720 isoform X2, which produces MLSSHQNYPCETVLKPGFNCTVRIRNKRNKTKRRKKSNCCQNSVSYACHFCGDQNLILGSGKGVVKSLLPSREHATMDSSRGIWRGNSSSTRTRDMKTVLEHSQAASLQVDSPSELRQSTSERGEHGERLKCNLPLIDSKMEGVVLSTAKSGHLAASTPEEGSIQVIENTNDEHMHETEPISCENVKICEANATSQAELPVAATFVTPQKKKLTEVTGTKHSAELLKAGCKTGKKGENPGSFTGNTLSSSSKSAPNDSRKNSKCASSDSALVSGSSRKRARKGWTTLKQIAEKDELERKERMDNFVIPFFMP; this is translated from the exons ATGTTGTCTAGTCACCAGAATTACCC GTGTGAGACAGTCTTAAAGCCAGGCTTCAACTGCACTGTCCGCATAAGGAACAAGAGAAACAAAACTAAGCGACGGAAGAAATCAAACTGCTGTCAGAACAGCGTTTCCTATGCATGCCATTTCTGTGGAGATCAGAATCTAATATTGGGTAGTGGGAAGGGTGTAGTTAAGAGCTTGTTACCATCAAGAGAGCATGCAACCATGGACTCATCCCGTGGAATTTGGAGAGGAAACAGTAGCAGCACAAGAACACGAGATATGAAAACAGTGCTTGAGCATTCTCAAGCAGCAAGTTTGCAAGTGGATTCGCCATCCGAGTTGAGACAGTCAACTTCAGAAAGGGGTGAACATGGGGAAAGATTAAAATGTAATCTCCCTCTTATAGATTCCAAAATGGAGGGAGTGGTCTTGTCAACGGCAAAGTCTGGTCATTTAGCAGCCTCTACTCCTGAAGAGGGTAGCATACAAGTAATAGAAAATACAAATGATGAGCACATGCATGAAACTGAGCCTATTTCTTGCGAGAATGTTAAAATATGTGAAGCCAATGCTACTTCCCAAGCAGAGCTTCCAGTTGCAGCGACATTTGTGACGCCTCAGAAGAAGAAACTTACGGAGGTGACTGGTACTAAACATTCGGCAGAACTGTTGAAGGCAGGATGTAAGACGGGCAAGAAAGGAGAGAATCCTGGCTCATTTACTGGCAACACCCTTTCAAGCTCAAGCAAGTCTGCCCCAAATGACTCACGGAAGAATTCAAAATGTGCATCGAGTGATTCTGCTCTGGTCTCCGGTAGTTCAAGGAAGCGGGCAAGGAAAGGGTGGACAACGCTGAAACAGATAGCAGAGAAGGATGAGCTCGAGAGGAAGGAGAGGATGGATAACTTTGTAATCCCCTTCTTCATGCCGTAA